The Agromyces mariniharenae genome includes a window with the following:
- a CDS encoding Gfo/Idh/MocA family protein, whose protein sequence is MENPPRIRVGIIGTGWMSDMIVPDFRALDAFELVAVAGRDGERTRAFAEARGIPHPGSVDDLFGRDDLDLVYIATTHDSHFELARRALERDLPVLLEKAFTMDAAEAEQLVALSHERGVFLMEAMWMRFNPAIRRVAALLAEGAIGEPRNLAATFGFVIPDPTHRLWDAEHGGGSALDQGVYPLALADLLFGPYASLAATGSRLGPDGAPTVVDGELAVLLGYADGRQATLATSLRSLLPCDAWIGGTAGRIRILPAFWATEGFVLERPVGGVELDREEVLIPKIGNGYVPMLEAVADALRDGRIEHELSSHAATLRIMRAVDAVLAAV, encoded by the coding sequence ATGGAGAACCCTCCCCGCATCCGCGTCGGCATCATCGGCACCGGCTGGATGTCCGACATGATCGTGCCCGACTTCCGAGCCCTCGACGCGTTCGAGCTCGTGGCCGTCGCGGGGCGCGATGGCGAGCGAACGCGCGCCTTCGCGGAGGCCCGCGGCATCCCGCACCCCGGATCGGTCGACGACCTGTTCGGCCGCGACGACCTCGACCTCGTCTACATCGCGACCACGCACGACAGCCACTTCGAGCTCGCGCGCCGCGCGCTCGAGCGCGACCTGCCGGTGCTGCTCGAGAAGGCGTTCACGATGGATGCCGCGGAGGCCGAGCAGCTCGTCGCGCTCTCGCACGAGCGCGGCGTCTTCCTCATGGAGGCGATGTGGATGCGGTTCAACCCCGCCATCCGCCGCGTCGCCGCGCTGCTCGCCGAGGGCGCGATCGGCGAGCCGCGCAACCTCGCCGCGACGTTCGGGTTCGTCATCCCCGATCCGACGCACCGGCTCTGGGACGCGGAGCACGGCGGCGGCTCTGCACTCGACCAGGGCGTCTACCCGCTCGCGCTCGCCGACCTGCTCTTCGGGCCGTACGCGTCATTGGCGGCCACGGGCTCGCGGCTCGGCCCCGACGGCGCGCCGACCGTCGTGGACGGCGAGCTGGCCGTGCTCCTGGGCTACGCCGACGGGCGGCAGGCGACGCTCGCGACGTCGCTGCGCTCGCTGCTGCCGTGCGACGCGTGGATCGGCGGCACCGCCGGCCGAATCCGGATCCTGCCCGCGTTCTGGGCGACCGAGGGCTTCGTGCTCGAGCGCCCCGTCGGCGGCGTCGAGCTCGACCGCGAGGAGGTGCTGATCCCGAAGATCGGCAACGGATATGTGCCGATGCTCGAGGCGGTCGCCGACGCGCTGCGCGACGGGCGGATCGAGCACGAGCTCAGCAGCCACGCCGCGACGCTGCGCATCATGCGCGCGGTCGACGCGGTGCTCGCGGCGGTCTGA
- a CDS encoding phosphoadenylyl-sulfate reductase, with amino-acid sequence MSARNIAPSGGRVAPGAAGRVSRPGDEASRYESPPASLLDDRRSADELRALAEAGNLELGSLTDHEASAAEVVAWVAEHFATDAAAVACSMADAVLPHVIAEQLPGVDVLFLDTGYHFTETYVTRDEVARALDVRIVDVLPEQTVAQQDAEFGAELFARDPGLCCARRKVAPLQQALGGYEVWFTGVRREEAPTRTNTPLVSWDERNGLVKVNPLAAWTFDELLDHAGAHQVPVNLLMSHGYPSIGCEPCTKPVAAGEDPRSGRWAGLAKTECGLHL; translated from the coding sequence ATGAGCGCACGCAACATCGCCCCCTCCGGTGGTCGAGTAGCGCCCGGCGCAGCCGGACGCGTATCGAGACCCGGTGACGAGGCGTCTCGATACGAGTCGCCTCCGGCGTCGCTACTCGACGACCGGAGGTCGGCCGACGAGCTGCGCGCCCTCGCCGAGGCGGGCAACCTCGAGCTCGGCAGCCTGACCGACCACGAGGCATCCGCCGCCGAGGTCGTCGCGTGGGTCGCCGAGCACTTCGCGACGGATGCCGCGGCGGTCGCCTGCTCGATGGCCGACGCCGTGCTGCCGCACGTGATCGCCGAGCAGCTGCCCGGCGTCGACGTGCTGTTCCTCGACACGGGGTACCACTTCACCGAGACGTACGTGACGCGCGACGAGGTCGCCCGCGCGCTCGACGTGCGGATCGTCGACGTGCTGCCCGAGCAGACCGTCGCGCAGCAGGACGCCGAGTTCGGCGCCGAGCTCTTCGCCCGCGATCCGGGCCTCTGCTGCGCGCGCCGCAAGGTCGCGCCCCTGCAGCAGGCGCTCGGCGGCTACGAGGTGTGGTTCACGGGCGTGCGCCGCGAGGAGGCGCCGACGCGCACGAACACTCCGCTCGTGTCCTGGGACGAGCGCAACGGGCTCGTGAAGGTCAACCCGCTCGCGGCATGGACCTTCGACGAGCTGCTCGACCACGCCGGCGCGCACCAGGTTCCCGTGAACCTGCTCATGTCGCACGGCTACCCCTCGATCGGCTGCGAGCCGTGCACGAAGCCCGTCGCCGCGGGCGAGGACCCGAGGTCGGGCCGCTGGGCCGGCCTCGCCAAGACCGAATGCGGGTTGCACCTATGA
- the cysD gene encoding sulfate adenylyltransferase subunit CysD, translating into MSEITSPGGRVATAEPTRIETDTTRLDTRPATPGATRRADEVAPRPASRSLSTLDALESESIHIIREVVAEFERPVLLFSGGKDSVVVLHLAAKAFWPARVPFPVLHVDTGHNFPEVIDFRDRTVARLGLRLEVAAVQDYLDDGRLQERADGTRNPLQTQPLLDAIAAGRHDAVFGGARRDEDKARAKERILSLRDEFGQWDPRNQRPELWDLYNGRHTVGQHVRAFPISNWTELDVWRYIEREGIELPPLYYAHEREVYRRDGMWRAVSDVSPAREGEAIERRVVRYRTVGDMSCTGAVESDAASVADVVREVATSTLTERGATRADDRISEAAMEDRKKDGYF; encoded by the coding sequence ATGAGCGAGATCACAAGCCCCGGTGGTCGAGTAGCGACGGCGGAGCCGACGCGTATCGAGACCGACACGACGCGTCTCGATACGCGTCCGGCTACGCCGGGCGCTACTCGACGAGCGGACGAGGTCGCTCCTCGACCCGCGAGCCGCTCCCTCTCCACCCTCGACGCGCTCGAGTCGGAGTCGATCCACATCATCCGCGAGGTGGTCGCCGAGTTCGAGCGCCCTGTGCTGCTGTTCTCGGGCGGCAAGGACTCCGTGGTCGTGCTGCACCTCGCCGCGAAGGCGTTCTGGCCCGCGAGGGTGCCGTTCCCGGTCCTGCACGTCGACACGGGCCACAACTTCCCCGAGGTCATCGACTTCCGCGACCGCACCGTCGCGCGGCTCGGGCTGCGGCTCGAGGTCGCCGCCGTGCAGGACTACCTCGACGACGGACGCCTCCAGGAGCGCGCCGACGGCACGCGCAACCCGCTGCAGACCCAGCCGCTGCTCGACGCGATCGCCGCCGGCCGCCATGACGCCGTGTTCGGCGGCGCCCGACGCGACGAGGACAAGGCTCGCGCCAAGGAGCGCATTCTGAGCCTGCGCGACGAGTTCGGCCAGTGGGATCCGCGCAACCAGCGCCCAGAGCTCTGGGACCTCTACAACGGCCGCCACACGGTCGGCCAGCACGTGCGCGCGTTCCCGATCTCGAACTGGACCGAGCTCGACGTGTGGCGCTACATCGAGCGGGAGGGCATCGAGCTCCCGCCACTGTACTACGCGCACGAGCGCGAGGTGTACCGCCGCGACGGCATGTGGCGGGCCGTGTCCGACGTGTCGCCGGCGCGCGAGGGCGAGGCGATCGAGCGTCGCGTCGTGCGCTACCGCACGGTGGGCGACATGAGCTGCACCGGCGCGGTCGAGTCCGACGCGGCATCCGTCGCCGACGTGGTGCGCGAGGTGGCCACCTCGACCCTCACCGAGCGCGGCGCGACCCGCGCCGACGACCGGATCTCGGAGGCCGCCATGGAGGACCGCAAGAAGGACGGGTACTTCTGA
- a CDS encoding TetR/AcrR family transcriptional regulator: MDQVDGRRLRGDASRRVVLERAADLASVEGLDGLSIGRLAAAADVSKSGVATLFGSKERLQLATVEAAAQRFREHVLEPARVEPRGVRRIAALLDAWIAYSRDRVFPGGCFFAAALVDFDAKPGPVRDAIAAAYRSWNDYLRISVGYAIEQGELDAGTDAALLAFEFVALLDAANAQSVMSGSAEPYALARRAIAPRLVAAGAPDDVVRRFLEVDDLAA, from the coding sequence ATGGACCAGGTCGACGGACGACGGCTTCGCGGCGACGCGTCACGGCGCGTCGTGCTGGAGCGCGCAGCAGACCTCGCATCGGTCGAGGGACTCGACGGGCTCTCGATCGGCCGGCTCGCCGCTGCGGCCGACGTGAGCAAGAGCGGCGTCGCCACGCTGTTCGGCTCGAAGGAGCGACTGCAGCTCGCGACGGTGGAGGCCGCAGCGCAGCGGTTCCGCGAGCACGTGCTCGAGCCGGCGCGCGTCGAACCGCGGGGCGTCCGCCGCATCGCGGCCCTGCTCGACGCCTGGATCGCCTACTCGCGCGACCGCGTCTTCCCCGGCGGCTGCTTCTTCGCCGCCGCCCTCGTCGACTTCGACGCCAAGCCCGGGCCCGTGCGCGACGCGATCGCTGCCGCTTACCGGAGCTGGAACGACTACCTGCGCATCTCGGTCGGCTACGCGATCGAGCAGGGCGAGCTCGACGCGGGCACGGATGCCGCGCTGCTCGCGTTCGAGTTCGTGGCCCTCCTCGATGCGGCGAACGCCCAGTCGGTCATGTCGGGCTCGGCTGAGCCGTACGCGCTTGCCCGCCGTGCGATCGCGCCGCGCCTGGTCGCGGCAGGCGCGCCCGACGACGTCGTGCGCCGATTCCTCGAGGTCGACGACCTCGCCGCCTGA
- a CDS encoding winged helix-turn-helix domain-containing protein codes for MTATVPGASAGGGEHPRHRLEQSLLHAVRFSIMATLSATDSAEFAFVRDTVEVSDSVLSKQVAVLEGAGFVSVQKGYVGKRPRTWLRVTPSGREAFARHLEALRDITRDGA; via the coding sequence ATGACGGCCACGGTGCCGGGCGCGAGCGCGGGCGGCGGCGAGCACCCGCGCCACCGTCTCGAGCAGTCGCTGCTGCACGCCGTGCGCTTCTCGATCATGGCGACGCTCTCTGCGACCGACTCGGCCGAGTTCGCGTTCGTCCGCGACACCGTCGAGGTGAGCGATTCGGTCCTGAGCAAGCAGGTCGCCGTGCTGGAGGGCGCCGGATTCGTGTCCGTGCAGAAGGGGTACGTCGGCAAGCGCCCACGCACCTGGCTGCGCGTGACGCCGAGCGGGCGCGAGGCGTTCGCACGGCACCTCGAGGCGCTGCGGGACATCACCCGCGACGGAGCCTGA
- a CDS encoding sulfate adenylyltransferase subunit 1, with translation MGDALFRFATAGSVDDGKSTLVGRLLHDSKAILADQLESVARTSAERGFGGEPGAIDFALLTDGLRAEREQGITIDVAYRYFATGRRSFILADCPGHVQYTRNMVTGATTADAVVVLVDARKGVLEQTRRHLAVVQLLRVPHVIVAVNKIDLLDYSEAAFTRVADEVTALTRELGLPEAHVIPVSALAGDNIVDRSANTPWYAGPALLELLEALPSLDELETELEALRMPVQLVVRPQGALAPDVADAEAFRDYRAFAGRIASGTVRVGDAVQVFPGGATTTVVGIDAGPAELESASAPQSVSLRLADEIDAARGAVIAASGSLPEPRRELDASVFQLDPRPLVPGARVLVKTGTSTVQALVTAVHGRRDLGTLALEPAERLDANDIGQVALKLAGELPVEPYADHRRAGAFLVIHPQDGATLAAAIVTPPVAPATDTPIRTTTTEGAAA, from the coding sequence ATGGGCGACGCGCTCTTCCGCTTCGCGACGGCCGGCTCGGTCGACGACGGCAAGTCGACCCTCGTCGGGCGCCTGCTGCACGACTCGAAGGCGATCCTCGCCGACCAGCTCGAGTCGGTGGCCCGCACCTCCGCCGAGCGCGGCTTCGGCGGCGAGCCCGGCGCGATCGACTTCGCGCTGCTCACCGACGGCCTGCGCGCCGAGCGCGAGCAGGGCATCACGATCGACGTCGCCTACCGCTACTTCGCGACGGGCCGCCGGTCGTTCATCCTCGCCGACTGCCCCGGTCACGTGCAGTACACGCGCAACATGGTCACCGGCGCCACCACGGCCGACGCGGTCGTCGTGCTCGTCGACGCGCGCAAGGGCGTGCTCGAGCAGACTCGCCGCCACCTCGCCGTCGTGCAGCTGCTGCGCGTGCCGCACGTCATCGTCGCGGTGAACAAGATCGACCTGCTCGACTACTCCGAGGCCGCGTTCACGCGCGTCGCCGACGAGGTCACGGCGCTCACTCGCGAGCTCGGCCTGCCGGAGGCGCACGTGATCCCGGTCTCCGCGCTCGCCGGCGACAACATCGTCGACCGTTCGGCGAACACGCCCTGGTACGCCGGGCCCGCGCTGCTCGAGCTCCTCGAGGCACTGCCGTCGCTCGACGAGCTCGAGACCGAGCTCGAGGCGCTTCGGATGCCGGTGCAGCTCGTCGTGCGGCCGCAGGGCGCGCTGGCGCCCGACGTCGCCGACGCCGAGGCGTTCCGCGACTACCGCGCGTTCGCCGGACGCATCGCCTCGGGCACCGTGCGCGTCGGCGACGCCGTGCAGGTGTTCCCCGGCGGCGCCACGACGACGGTCGTCGGCATCGACGCGGGACCGGCCGAGCTCGAGTCCGCGTCGGCGCCGCAGTCGGTGTCGCTGCGGCTCGCCGACGAGATCGACGCGGCGCGCGGCGCCGTCATCGCGGCATCCGGCTCGCTGCCCGAGCCGCGTCGCGAGCTCGACGCATCCGTCTTCCAGCTCGACCCCCGGCCGCTCGTGCCGGGCGCGCGCGTGCTCGTGAAGACCGGCACGTCGACCGTGCAGGCGCTCGTGACGGCCGTGCACGGCCGCCGCGACCTCGGCACGCTCGCGCTCGAGCCCGCCGAGCGGCTCGACGCCAACGACATCGGCCAGGTCGCCCTGAAGCTCGCCGGCGAGCTCCCGGTCGAACCGTACGCCGACCACCGACGTGCGGGTGCGTTCCTCGTGATCCACCCGCAGGACGGCGCGACCCTCGCGGCCGCGATCGTCACCCCGCCCGTCGCACCCGCGACGGACACCCCCATCCGCACGACCACCACCGAAGGAGCAGCAGCATGA
- a CDS encoding alpha/beta hydrolase family protein has protein sequence MNPATTLAVSTVRAADRVSPSLAGRLALPLFRQVRPVLPVRPSDRAVHEQASRGAITVRGREVVTYSWGHGPETVLVVHGWRGRASQFGPIVRELRAEGLRVVAFDAPANGESAGHRTDIRDYLAGIEEMQRRHGMFRLVIGHSFGALAALTAVREGTATGGVVAIAGMGDARYLVDSFAERVGVGHASADVLAREFARRVVPDVAEPFARVDAVSSPLPDGVPLLLVHDRGDREVSVTESVRLHDAHGERSRLVVTDGAGHARVLGADPTLDAVTAFALRGLAGVDAAGLGAAVVPAASA, from the coding sequence ATGAACCCCGCCACCACCCTCGCCGTCTCAACGGTCCGCGCCGCCGACCGCGTCTCCCCGTCGCTCGCCGGACGCCTCGCCCTGCCGCTGTTCCGACAGGTGCGGCCCGTGCTGCCCGTGCGCCCGAGCGACCGCGCCGTGCACGAGCAGGCGTCTCGCGGCGCGATCACGGTGCGCGGCCGCGAGGTCGTCACGTACTCGTGGGGCCACGGGCCCGAGACGGTGCTCGTCGTGCACGGGTGGCGCGGGCGCGCGTCGCAGTTCGGGCCGATCGTGCGCGAGCTGCGAGCGGAGGGTCTCCGCGTCGTCGCGTTCGACGCCCCTGCGAACGGCGAATCGGCCGGGCACCGCACCGACATCCGCGATTACCTCGCCGGCATCGAGGAGATGCAGCGCCGGCACGGGATGTTCCGGCTCGTGATCGGCCACTCGTTCGGCGCCCTCGCAGCGCTCACCGCCGTGCGCGAGGGCACCGCGACCGGCGGCGTCGTCGCGATCGCGGGCATGGGCGACGCGCGCTACCTCGTCGACTCGTTCGCCGAGCGCGTCGGCGTCGGCCACGCGAGCGCCGACGTGCTCGCCCGCGAGTTCGCGCGGCGCGTCGTGCCCGACGTCGCCGAGCCGTTCGCGCGCGTCGACGCCGTCTCGAGCCCGCTGCCCGACGGCGTACCGCTGCTGCTCGTGCACGATCGCGGCGACCGCGAGGTGTCGGTCACCGAGTCGGTCCGCCTGCACGACGCCCACGGCGAGCGCTCGCGGCTGGTGGTCACCGATGGCGCGGGCCACGCGCGCGTCCTCGGCGCCGACCCGACGCTCGACGCGGTCACGGCGTTCGCGCTGCGTGGGCTCGCCGGCGTCGACGCGGCGGGCCTCGGCGCGGCGGTCGTGCCCGCGGCATCCGCCTGA
- a CDS encoding ABC transporter ATP-binding protein, with translation MSGQTAIRIEHLGKRFGAGPLVLDDVNLSITAGEFVCLLGASGCGKSTLLNLIAGLDQPTTGSIDTPAEGSAVMFQESALMPWLTARANVELALRLRGVPRAARRGEALELLDVVNLADAAEKRPHELSGGMRQRVALARALAQDRPVLLMDEPFAALDAITRDLLHEELERVWRQTGRTIVFVTHNVREAARLGQRVVLLSSRPGRVAGEWRIAETAGRRIESPEVAALSIEITDQLRKEIRRNAA, from the coding sequence ATGAGCGGGCAGACGGCCATCCGCATCGAGCACCTCGGCAAGCGCTTCGGCGCCGGGCCGCTCGTGCTCGACGACGTGAACCTCTCGATCACGGCGGGTGAGTTCGTCTGCCTGCTCGGGGCCTCCGGCTGCGGCAAGTCGACGCTGCTGAACCTCATCGCTGGGCTCGACCAGCCCACGACGGGCTCGATCGACACACCGGCCGAGGGCTCCGCGGTGATGTTCCAGGAGTCGGCGCTCATGCCGTGGCTCACCGCCCGCGCGAACGTCGAGCTCGCCCTGCGTCTGCGCGGCGTGCCGCGCGCCGCCCGCCGCGGCGAGGCGCTCGAGCTGCTCGACGTCGTCAACCTCGCGGATGCCGCCGAGAAGCGTCCGCACGAGCTGTCGGGCGGCATGCGCCAGCGCGTCGCGCTCGCCCGGGCCCTCGCCCAGGACCGGCCCGTCCTGCTCATGGACGAGCCCTTCGCGGCCCTCGACGCCATCACGCGCGACCTCCTGCACGAGGAGCTCGAGCGGGTGTGGCGTCAGACCGGTCGCACCATCGTCTTCGTCACCCACAACGTCCGCGAAGCAGCCCGGCTCGGGCAGCGGGTCGTGCTCCTGTCGAGCCGCCCCGGCCGGGTCGCGGGCGAGTGGCGCATCGCCGAGACCGCCGGGCGGCGCATCGAGTCGCCCGAGGTCGCGGCGCTCTCCATCGAGATCACCGACCAGCTGCGGAAGGAGATCCGCCGAAATGCCGCGTGA
- a CDS encoding nitrite/sulfite reductase — protein sequence MTTPPTTTGPAPARPARTERPARPERPAGDRPVRGDRPARPASRPHGQWKVDGTEPLNANEQWKQEDGGLAVRERIERIYADGGFASIDPTDLHGRFRWWGLYTQRKPGIDGGRTATLEPHELEDEYFMLRVRIDGGQLTTEQLRVIGGISTEFGRDTADLTDRQNIQLHWIRVEDVPEIWRRLEAVGLGTTEACGDVPRVVLGSPVAGIAADELIDPTPQIDEITSRFIGDESLANLPRKFKSALTGHPSQDVVHEINDVAFVAVEHPELGVGYDLWVGGGLSTAPRLAERLGVFVAPERVAEAWHGVAQIFRDYGYRRLRNKARLKFLLADWGVAKFREVLETEYLDAPLPDGPAAPTPTTPGDHVGVHRQKDGRFYVGATPIVGRVSGPILTRLADLVEAHGSTRLRTTPHQKVVILDIPEDRVESLIAGLDELGLSARPSLIRRGTIACTGIEFCKLAIVETKAYATAAVLELEERLAGFDLPHPISLHVNGCPNSCARIQTADIGLKGQLIMDDSGEQVPGYQVHLGGGLASLDRDEAGLGRTVRGLKVTADGIADYVERVVTRFLAERDGAADESFAQWAHRADEEALR from the coding sequence GTGACGACACCGCCCACGACGACGGGGCCCGCGCCCGCGCGCCCGGCCCGCACCGAGCGCCCGGCCCGGCCCGAGCGTCCGGCAGGCGACCGACCGGTCCGGGGCGATCGCCCCGCCCGCCCGGCCTCCCGCCCCCACGGACAGTGGAAGGTCGACGGCACCGAGCCGCTGAACGCCAACGAGCAGTGGAAGCAGGAGGATGGCGGCCTCGCCGTGCGCGAGCGCATCGAGCGCATCTACGCCGACGGCGGGTTCGCCTCGATCGACCCGACCGACCTGCACGGCCGCTTCCGCTGGTGGGGCCTCTACACGCAGCGCAAGCCCGGCATCGACGGCGGCCGCACCGCCACGCTCGAGCCGCACGAGCTCGAGGACGAGTACTTCATGCTGCGCGTCCGCATCGACGGCGGGCAGCTCACGACCGAGCAGCTGCGCGTCATCGGCGGCATCTCGACCGAGTTCGGTCGTGACACCGCCGACCTCACCGACCGCCAGAACATCCAGCTGCACTGGATCCGCGTCGAGGACGTGCCCGAGATCTGGCGCCGGCTCGAGGCGGTCGGCCTGGGCACGACCGAGGCGTGCGGCGACGTGCCCCGCGTGGTGCTCGGCTCGCCCGTCGCCGGCATCGCCGCGGACGAGCTCATCGACCCGACCCCGCAGATCGACGAGATCACGAGCCGCTTCATCGGCGACGAGTCGCTCGCGAACCTGCCGCGCAAGTTCAAGTCCGCCCTGACCGGCCACCCCAGCCAGGACGTGGTGCACGAGATCAACGACGTCGCGTTCGTCGCGGTCGAGCACCCCGAGCTCGGCGTCGGCTACGACCTCTGGGTCGGCGGCGGCCTCTCGACGGCGCCGCGCCTGGCCGAGCGCCTCGGCGTGTTCGTCGCCCCTGAGCGCGTCGCCGAGGCCTGGCACGGCGTCGCGCAGATCTTCCGCGATTACGGCTACCGGCGGCTGCGCAACAAGGCCCGCCTGAAGTTCCTGCTCGCCGACTGGGGGGTCGCGAAGTTCCGTGAGGTACTCGAGACCGAATACCTCGACGCGCCGCTGCCCGACGGCCCTGCGGCGCCGACGCCCACCACGCCCGGCGACCACGTCGGCGTGCACCGCCAGAAGGACGGCCGGTTCTATGTCGGCGCGACCCCGATCGTCGGTCGCGTCTCCGGCCCGATCCTGACCAGGCTCGCCGACCTCGTCGAGGCGCACGGGTCGACCCGGCTGCGCACCACGCCGCACCAGAAGGTCGTCATCCTCGACATCCCCGAGGACCGGGTGGAGTCGCTCATCGCGGGCCTCGACGAGCTCGGGCTCTCTGCGCGGCCGAGCCTCATCCGCCGCGGCACGATCGCGTGCACGGGCATCGAGTTCTGCAAGCTCGCCATCGTCGAGACCAAGGCGTACGCGACGGCCGCGGTGCTCGAGCTCGAGGAGCGCCTCGCGGGCTTCGACCTGCCGCACCCGATCAGCCTGCACGTCAACGGCTGCCCCAACTCGTGCGCCCGCATCCAGACGGCCGACATCGGCCTCAAGGGCCAGCTCATCATGGACGACTCCGGCGAGCAGGTCCCCGGCTACCAGGTGCACCTCGGCGGCGGGCTCGCCTCGCTCGACCGGGACGAGGCCGGACTCGGCCGCACCGTGCGCGGCCTGAAGGTCACGGCCGACGGCATCGCCGACTACGTCGAGCGCGTGGTCACGCGGTTCCTCGCCGAGCGCGACGGAGCCGCCGACGAATCGTTCGCGCAGTGGGCGCACCGCGCCGACGAGGAGGCCCTGCGATGA
- a CDS encoding ABC transporter substrate-binding protein, whose amino-acid sequence MNATSRVRSRLGLVGGMMMAGAIVASAVLTGCSAQSAAGETAAASADAGTPSEELRLGYFANVTHAPALVGLQEGLFEEALGDTTLSTQVFNAGPAAIEALTAGAIDATYIGPNPSINTFIQSAGESARIVAGAATGGAALVVRDDIDSPEDLEGTTLATPQLGNTQDVALRSWLADEGFTTDTSGGGDVHITPTENAQTLTLFQQGQLDGAWLPEPWVSRLIVDAGAKVLVDEADLWEDGNFPTTVLLVNATFLAEHPQTVEALLEGHLASLAWLDEHADEAATVINAALEAETGKPLADEVITRSLEHVTFSADPHAETFATLVENGLEAGTQKAGSIEGLFDLRLLNGLLEDAGEEPVSAGDLGEE is encoded by the coding sequence ATGAACGCCACGTCCCGCGTCCGATCCCGCCTCGGCCTGGTGGGCGGCATGATGATGGCCGGCGCGATCGTCGCCTCGGCCGTCCTGACCGGATGCAGCGCCCAGTCGGCCGCCGGCGAGACCGCCGCGGCATCCGCCGACGCCGGCACCCCATCCGAGGAGCTTCGCCTCGGCTACTTCGCCAACGTCACGCACGCCCCCGCGCTGGTGGGCCTGCAGGAGGGCCTCTTCGAGGAGGCGCTCGGCGACACGACGCTGTCGACGCAGGTCTTCAACGCCGGACCGGCCGCGATCGAGGCGCTCACCGCGGGGGCCATCGACGCGACCTACATCGGGCCGAACCCGTCGATCAACACGTTCATCCAGTCGGCCGGCGAATCGGCGCGCATCGTCGCCGGTGCCGCGACCGGCGGCGCGGCGCTCGTCGTGCGCGACGACATCGACTCGCCCGAGGACCTCGAGGGCACCACACTCGCGACCCCGCAGCTCGGCAACACGCAGGACGTGGCGCTGCGCAGCTGGCTCGCCGACGAGGGCTTCACGACCGACACCTCGGGCGGCGGCGACGTGCACATCACGCCGACCGAGAACGCCCAGACGCTGACCCTGTTCCAGCAGGGCCAGCTCGACGGCGCGTGGCTCCCCGAGCCGTGGGTCTCCCGGCTCATCGTCGACGCCGGCGCGAAGGTGCTCGTCGACGAGGCCGACCTCTGGGAGGACGGGAACTTCCCGACGACCGTGCTGCTCGTGAACGCGACCTTCCTCGCGGAGCACCCGCAGACGGTCGAGGCGCTGCTCGAGGGCCACCTCGCGTCGCTGGCGTGGCTCGACGAGCACGCGGACGAGGCGGCGACCGTCATCAACGCCGCCCTCGAGGCCGAGACGGGCAAGCCGCTCGCCGACGAGGTCATCACGCGGTCGCTCGAGCACGTCACGTTCTCGGCCGACCCGCACGCCGAGACGTTCGCGACGCTCGTCGAGAACGGCCTCGAGGCCGGCACGCAGAAGGCCGGCTCGATCGAGGGCCTGTTCGACCTGCGACTGCTGAACGGGCTGCTCGAGGATGCCGGCGAGGAGCCGGTCTCCGCGGGCGACCTCGGCGAGGAGTAG
- a CDS encoding sirohydrochlorin chelatase — MAQRTPALVGISHGTSSPEGQRAVRGLRDAVTEAVGQRHPDAPPSVRLGHVDVEQPDVPATLASLDGGEPAVVVPLLLSAGYHVYVDLTEAVADETTRAVVLSGALGPDDRLATLLLRRLEEAGLRDDDRIVLAVAGSSDRRAVEDCRDQAARLAAASGREISLGFLSAAEPRLPDAVAAARAAAGEGAGGRVVVANYLLAPGYFDDLARAAGADVTAQPLLLPDGAAPTELVDVVLDRYAEAAATLERAGGQAR; from the coding sequence ATGGCGCAGCGCACCCCCGCCCTCGTGGGCATCTCGCACGGCACCTCGTCGCCCGAGGGGCAGCGCGCCGTGCGCGGCCTGCGCGACGCCGTCACCGAGGCGGTGGGGCAGCGGCATCCGGATGCCCCGCCCAGCGTGCGACTCGGACACGTCGACGTCGAGCAGCCCGACGTGCCCGCGACCCTGGCCTCGCTCGACGGCGGCGAGCCCGCGGTCGTCGTGCCGCTGCTGCTCTCGGCGGGATACCACGTGTACGTGGACCTCACCGAGGCCGTCGCCGACGAGACGACCCGCGCGGTCGTGCTCTCCGGAGCGCTGGGTCCCGACGACCGGCTCGCGACCCTGCTCCTGCGCCGGCTCGAGGAGGCGGGCCTGCGCGACGACGACCGGATCGTGCTCGCGGTGGCGGGCTCGAGCGACCGGCGCGCCGTCGAGGACTGCCGCGACCAGGCCGCGCGGCTCGCCGCGGCATCCGGCCGGGAGATCTCGCTCGGGTTCCTCTCGGCCGCCGAGCCGCGGCTGCCCGACGCGGTCGCGGCGGCCAGGGCCGCGGCCGGCGAGGGAGCCGGCGGCCGAGTCGTGGTCGCGAACTACCTGCTCGCGCCCGGCTACTTCGACGACCTCGCGCGGGCGGCCGGCGCCGACGTCACGGCGCAGCCGCTCCTGTTGCCTGATGGGGCCGCGCCGACGGAACTCGTGGACGTCGTGCTCGACCGGTACGCCGAGGCCGCGGCGACGCTCGAGCGAGCCGGCGGTCAAGCTCGCTGA